Genomic segment of Mycolicibacterium psychrotolerans:
TACCGGCGAGAGTAGCCGATCGGCTACCGAAGCTCCAGGGTGGGATCTACAGCGACAGGATCGTCGCCGACGCGGTGCCGGGCGCGCCGTACACCTGTGCCAGCCCGACCCGGGGTCTGCCCGGCACCTGACGGTCACCGGCCTGCCCGCGCAGCTGACGGACGAGTTCGTGCACCTGCCGCAGGCCGGAGGCGCCGATGGGCTCGCCGTTGGCGATCAGGCCGCCGTCGGTGTTGACGGGCATGCTTCCGTGGATCTCCGTCGCGCCGTCGGCCAGCAGCTTCTCCTGCTCGCCGTCTGCGCACAAGCCGGTCTCGGCCATGTGGATGACCTCCGCGCCGGCGTCGGTGTCCTGGAGCTGGGCGATGTCGACGTCTTCGGGTCCGATCCCGGCCGCCTCGTAGGCGGCCCTGGCCGCGTACACAGTCGGAGAGGGATCCTCGTCGAGCGGTGCGGAGGTGGCGTGGACTTCGTAGGCGCCGAAGGTCCGCGTCCGGATCTCGCTGGCCCGCACGTAGACGGGCGTATCGGTGAACGTGCGCGCCAGGTCGCCGCGACACATGATCACCGCGGCGGCGCCCTCGTCGGGCGCACAGAACATGTACTGGGTCAACGGGTAGTTGAGCACCGGGGAGGCGAGGATCTCCTCGACCGAAATCTCCTTGCGGCGGAACGCATTCGGATTGAGGGCGCCGTTGCGGAAATTCTTGTTCGCGACCCGGGCCAGGGTCTCCTGAGAGATCCCGTGCTCGTGGATGTAGCGGTTGGCCTTCATGCCGAAGAACTTTGTGGTGACGAACTGGCCGTTCTCGGCGTACCACTGGGGCAGGGCGAGCTTGGCGGGATCGTCGGTGAAGGCGCCGCGAGGGTGCTTGTCCAGCCCGATGGCGATACCGATGTCGTACTTGCCCAGCCGGATCGTGTCCGCGGTCTGCTGGATCGCCGACGCCGAGGTGGCGCAGGCGTTGAACACGTTGGTGAAGGTGATTCCCGTCAACCCGACCAGTCGGGTGACGGCGTCGGGATTGGAGATCTCGTAGCTGCCTCCGAAACCGAACTGGATTTCCTTCCAACCGATTCCGGCGTCGGCGAGCGCGAGATCGATGGCTTCGGCGCCCATCTCCATCGCGGTCTTGTCGAACCGGCCAAACGGGTGCAGGCCGACGCCGATGATCGCAACGTCCGTGGCTGTACTGGTCACGCCGGGGCCTCCTGGTCATCGATCGGCTGGAACGCGAACGTGACGATCTCGGTCCCGTCCGCGTCGGTGGTGAACGGAATCATCGTCAGCTCGACGCGTTCGCCGAATCGCAGCTTCACGGGATCGTTTTCGGTGAGTCGGCCCTCGACCCGGATGACGGCGTCGGCGCCTTCGCCCAGTTGCACCAGGCCCACCCCGAACGGCACGAAGTCCTTGCCGGCCGGACCCATGTACGGGGCTCCGGGCGGGAATCCCTGCGTGGTCCAGGCCACCAGGGTGCCGCGGCGGGGGAGCAACGTCTGGCTCATCGCGGCGGCACTGCACCGGGGGCAGCGGTGCTGAGACGGGAAGGCGGTGGCGCCGCAGACGCCACAGGTGCTGCCGATGAGCTGGGGATCGTCATCGGGCCAGGTGGAGATCTCGGGCGCCAGCGCCCGCTGCGAGGTGGACACTCGATGACCATAAATGGAAATGTCGTTCTCGTCCAGAGAGAACGTATTGCCCGAAGTCTTCACCCGCTGGTGCGTCGCCCCTTGTTCATCACCCTGTCCGCCGCTGCCCAGTGGTCGTCAGACACCCACAGGCGCGCGAACGCCGACACGGCCTCAGCGGTCGGCACGCCCCGCATGACGCGCTTGACCTGACCGGCCGGGACCGTCGCCAGCGATCGGGCGGCCAGGCGCCACTGCTCGTCGAACGAGGCGCGGGGGATCACCTGGTCGATCAGCCCGATCCGCTCGGCCTCCGCGGCACCGAGAATGCGCCCGGTACCCGCCAGCAGGAGTGCCCGGCTGTAACCCACGAGGCCGACGAGGCGCTCGGCCCCGCCCCATGCCGGCATGATCGCGAGCGCGACCTGATTGAAGCCGATCGTCACGTCGTCGGCGGCGATGCGGATGTCGGCGGCCACGGCGAACTCTGCGCCGCCGCCGAGTGCGTGACCGTTGAGGGCGGCGACGACGGGGGCGGGAAAGCTCGCGATCCGATCGCAGATCGACCTCATCCGGACGGCCATCGCGGCGGCCTGCTCCTCGGTGCGAAGCGCACTGAGCTCCTTGAGGTCGCCGCCGGAGACGAAGGCCCGGTCGCCGGCCCCGGTGAGAACGAGACCCGCCGAACCCGAGGCGCCGTCGAGGGCCTCGTCCAGCTGATCCATCGTGTCGAGGGAGATCGCGTTGCGGGCGTGCGGCCGATCGATGGTGATGATCGCCAGACCGTCATCGATGTCGAGGTCCACCATCGACGTTCTCCCTTTTCGGTATTGGCATTCTCGCAGGCGGAGAATAGCATCGTCTCCCGGATGGGAGGTGGCGCGAAGGACATGCGAAGTATCCCCGCTGACCTGGTCAGCCGATACGAGCGCCAAGGCTGGTGGACGCGGGAGAGCCTGGGCGAGCTCGTCGCCACGGGGCTGGAGCGCAGCCGCGACACCGGCTTCCACGTCCACTCCGCGGTCCGGCCGTATGCGGGGACCTGCGGTGAGGTGGAACGCGACGCGCGCCGCCTGGCCGCCGGACTGGCCGCCCGTGGCGTCGGACCGGGCGATGTGGTCGCCCTGCAGCTGCCCAACTGGCGTGAGGCCGCCGTGACGTTCTGGGCCTCGGCCCTCCTCGGCGCGGTCATCGTCCCGATCGTGCACTTCTACGGCCGCAAGGAGTTGGCGCACATCATCGCGACCGCACGGCCGCGGGTCTTCATCACGACCGAGGCGTTCGGCCGCATGCGTTTCCAGCCCGATCTGGTCGTCGACGTCCCGATCGTCGGCCTCGTCGGTCACCACTCGTTCGACGACCTCCTGGCCGACGAGCCCTTCGAGGGCACCGTCGCCGTCGACCCGTCGGGTCCCGCCCTGATCGCGTTCACCTCCGGCACGACCCACGATCCCAAGGGCGTGATCCACAGTCACCAGACGCTGGGCTTCGAGACGCGCCAGCTACTCGAGAACTACCCGCCCGACCGTGGGCGCCAGCTCACCGCGACCCCGGTCGGGCACTTCATCGGCATGCTGGGAGCGTTCCTGATCCCGGTCCTCGAAGCGGCGCCGATCGATCTGTGCGACGTCTGGGACCCGGCGAAGGTGCTGACGCTGATCGAGCGGGACGGCCTGTCGATCGGAGGCGGCCCGCCGTTCTTCGTCACCAGTTTGCTGGACCATCCCGACTGCCGGCCCGAACACCTCGCCCACTTCACCACGGTCGGTCTCGGCGGCTCGTCGGTGCCGGCGTCGCTGACCCGGCGGCTGGCTGACCTCGGGATGTTCGTCTTCCGCTCCTACGGAAGCACCGAGCACCCGTCGATCACCGGGTCGCGCCCGGACGCGCCCGAGGCGAAGCGGCTGTTCACCGACGGTGATGTCCGGCCCGGGGTGGAGATCCGCCTCGGCCCGGACGGCGAGATCTACAGCCGTGGCCCTGATCTGTGCCTCGGGTACACCGACGCCGAGCTGACCCGGCGCGCGTTCGACGACGACGGCTGGTACCGCACCGGCGACATCGGGACCCTCGACGAGGACGGCTACCTGACCATCACCGACCGCAAGGCCGACGTCATCATCCGTGGCGGCGAGAACATCAGCGCCCTCGAGGTCGAGGAGGTGCTGCTCGCCATGCCCGCGGTGGCCGAGGCGGTCGTCGTCGCCGCGCCCGATGCGCGGTTGGGCGAGCGGGCCGCCGCGGTGCTGCGGATCCGCGACGGCCATGCGATGCCGTCGATCGAGGACGTGCGCGCCCACTTCCGCGGGGCCGGGGTGGCGACGCAGAAATGGCCCGAGGAGTTGTTGGAGGTGGACGACTATCCGAGGACCGCCAGCGGCAAGGTCCAGAAGTTCCTGGTGCGCGAACACGTCCGCCTGACGACGGCGAGGTAGGCGGGCCGTTGCGGCCGACCGCGAATGAGAATACGATTCTCGCGAGAGGATAAGGAGTTTTTCAATGGGACAACTGTCGCACCGGGTGGACATCCCCTTCCCGCTGTTCGATGCGGACAACCACCTGTACGAGCCGCCGGAGGCGCTGACCAAGTACCTCCCCAAGGAGTACAAGGACGTCGTCCAGTACGTCGAGGTCAACGGTCGCACCAAGATCGCGATCAAGGGACAGATCAGCAACTACATCCCGAACCCCACGTTCTCCGTGGTCGCCAAGCCGGGCGCGTGGGAGGAGTACTTCAAGTACGGCAATCCCGACGGCAAGAGCAAGCGCGAGCTGTTCGGCGAGCCGATGAAGGCCATCCCGGCGTTCTTCGAGCCCGAGCCGCGCATCCAGGTGATGGACGAACTGGGCATCGAACGCAGCCTGATGTTCCCGACGCTGGCGAGCCTCATCGAGGAGCGGCTCTCCGACGATCCGGTCGCCATCCATGTCCTGATCCACGCGCTCAATCAGTGGCTCGACGAGGTGTGGGGCTTCAACTACCAGAACCGCATCTTCACCACCCCGGTGATCACGCTGCCCATCGTCGAGAAGGCGATCGAGGAGCTCGAGTGGGCGGTCAAGCGCGGTGCCCGCGCGATCCTGATCCGGCCCGCCCCGGTGCCAGGTTTCCGCGGCCCGCGGTCATTCGCGCTGCCCGAGTTCGATCCGTTCTGGGAGCGCGTCGTGCATCACGACGTGTTCGTCGGCATGCACTCGTCGGACAGTGGCTACTCGCGGTACACCTCGGAGTGGGACGGCGGTGCCCAGGAGATGCTGCCGTTCCAGACGAACGCGATGTCGATCCTCAACGAGTGGCGCCCGATCCAGGATGCGGTGGCCTCCTGGGTGATCCACGGTGCGCTCTTCCGGCACCCCAAGCTGAAGGTCGGCATCGTCGAGGCCGGGTCGAAATGGATGTTCCCGCTGCTGGATTCGATGGCCGAGGTGTGGAAGAAGGCGCCGGAGGCGTTCCTGGGCAATCCCATCGAGGAGATCAAGAACCGCATCTACGTCAGCCCCTTCTACGAGGAGGGCATCGACGACCTGATCAACCTGATCGGCGTGGACCAGGTGCTGTACGGCTCGGACTGGCCGCATCCCGAGGGGCTGGCCGAGCCCACCCACTACGTCACCGCGCTCGAGCACCTCTCGGTCGAGGATCAGGCGAAGATCATGGGCGGCAACCTCGGCCGTCTGGTCACCACCTGACGTCGCATTGACCTACGTTGCCCGGTGGCAGACCATCCCCGAGATGGTCGCCGGCGCGGCGGACCGGTTCGGTGACGCCGAAGCCGTCGTCGACGGTCCGCTGCGCTTGTCCTTTTCCGAGGTGGTCGATCGGATCCGTTGTGCGGCAGGTTCCTTCGCCGATCTCGGGATCGGCGCGGGGGATCGTGCCGCGATCTGGGCGCCGAACAGCGCCGAGTGGATCATCGCCGCGTTCGGTCTGCTGACCGCCGGTGGCGTGCTGGTGCCCGTGAACACCCGGTTCAAGACCGAGGAAGCCGCAGACGTCATCGGGCGCAGCGCCGCAAAGGCGGTCCTGGTCCAACAGGGCTTCCTGGGCGTCGAATACACCGCCCCCGCGGGTGTGCCCGTCATCGACCTGAAGTCCGGGTTCCTCTCCAGCGGAAAGCCGTTCAGCCGGCCGATGCGGTCCACCGACATCTCGGACGTCATCTTCACCTCCGGCACCACCGGACGCCCCAAGGGTGTGATGATGAACCACGGCCAGAACCTGCGGCTCTACGAGGAGTGGTGCGACCTGGCCGACCTGCGCCAGGGTGACCGGTATCTGATGGTCAACCCCTACTTCCACACCTTCGGCTACAAAGCCGGATTGATCGCATCGTTCATCCGCGGGGCGACGATGCTGCCGGTACCGGTCTTCGACATCGACCGTGTTGTCGAACTCATTGCCGCAGAACGCATCACGATGCTGCCCGGACCCCCGACGCTGTACCATTCGCTGCTGGCCGCCCCGGACAAGAACAGGATGCGCAGCCTGCGCGCCGGCGTCACCGGCGCAGCCGACATCCCGGTCGAGCTGGTGCGTCGGGTGCACGAGGAGCTCCCGTTCCAGACCCTGGCGACCGGATACGGCCTCACCGAGGCCGGCACCGTGACGCTGTCGCGGCCCGGGGATTCGTTCACCGACATCGCCACCACGGCCGGGGTGGCCTGTGACGGTGTCGAGATGCGCATCGCCGCGGACGGCGAGGTGCTCGTGCGCGGATACACGGTGATGCAGGGCTATCTCGACGACCCCGCCGCCACGGCCGAGGTGATCGACGCCGACGGCTGGTTGCACACCGGCGACCTGGGCACCCTCGACGCGGGCGGTCGACTGCGGATCGTGGGCCGCAAGAAGGACATGTTCATCGTCGGCGGATTCAACGCCTACCCGGCCGAGATCGAAGGTTTCCTGCTCGAGCACCCTGCCGTCGCCCAAGCGGCGGTCATCGGGGTTGCCGACGAGCGGCTGGGACAGGTCGGGAAGGCGTTCGTGGTCCGCACGCCGACGGACGGCAGCCGGCCCGCCCTCAGCGCCGAGGAGCTGATCGCGTGGAGCCGCGACCGAATGGCCGGTTTCAAGGTGCCCCGCTCTGTAGAGTTCCTCGACGAGTTGCCGGTGAACGCGACCGGCAAGGTGATGAAGGACAGGTTGCAGAACAGTCAGCGCTGAGCATCCGCACAGCACGTAAATTGCATTTCCGCAGCCAAGAGCTTTGTCGGTAGCTCAGCGGCCGGGGTATGGTCTTGGCCATACGCAAAAAAGAAGAATGCCATTCTCAACAGCCTCTCAGGTGGGCGACACAGCAGACGAGGAGGTCGGTGTGCCGTCATTCAGGCGTCGCGGGTCGGTGATCGACGACGACCGCGCCGACGAGCCGCGCCAGGACAGCGACCCCGCGCGGGATGCGGATCAGGTTCTCGCGTTGGCGGAGGAGGCCGAAGCCGAGGCCGCAGAGGCCGAGGCGATGGCCGCCGCAGCCCGGGCCCGCGCGCGGGCACTCCGGCTGCGGCGCGAGGCCGAGGACCGGGCGGCAGCCCCCACCCGCGCGTCCGAAGCAGACGTGGTCGAGGCGCCCGAGCACGCCGTGGAGACGTCCGACGCCATCGAGGAGCCCGAGGAGACCGCACCCGTGGCCGCCGGCGGCGGTGCGCCGCGACGGCGGCCGGGGTGGCCCCGCGTGGCGCGCTATCTCGCGGCGGCGCTGGGCGTGCTCGCGACCTGCGCGCTGATCGTCGCCACGGTCTTCATGGTGATCCAGCACCGCAGCGCCGTGCACGACGAGCAGCAGCGCAGCGAGTTCTCCGCCGCCGGCAGGCAGGCCGTCGTGAACCTGATGTCGCTGGACTTCAACAACGCCCAGGAGAACGTCAACCGCATCATCGACAACTCGACCGGCCAGTTCCGGGACGACTTCAAGAACACCGCCGCGGACTTCGTCAAGATCGCCAAGGAGTCGAAGGTGGTCACCGACGTCTCCGTCAACGCCTCGGCGGTCGACTCGATGTCCGGCGATACCGCGGATGTGTTGGTAGCCGCGACATCCCGGGTCACGAACTCCTCCGGGGCCAAAGATCAGCCCCGATCGTGGAGATTGCTCGTCAGCCTGGTCCGGGAAGGCGATCAGATCAAGATGTCGAAAGTCGAGTTCGTCCCGTGAGCGCCGAAGACACCGACGCGGGCGACGAGGTGATCAGCACCACCGAGGAATCGGGGCCTGCCGACGCCGTCGAGCCACCGCGCAGGAGGAGTCCGATGGCCGCACTGCGGCGCCACCTCGGGGCGGTCGTGCTCGTGGTCGCACTGGTGGCGTCGGCCGGTGCCGCCGCAGCCGTGTACTTCTCCCAGTACCGTCAGGACCGCGAAACCGATGCGGCGGCCACGGGCGCGGCGCTCGAGGCGGCCAAGACGGGCACCGTGGCGCTGCTGTCGTACTCCCCGGACAGTCTGGACAAGGACTTCGCGGCGGCCAAGTCCCATCTGACCGGCGAATTCCTCAGCTATTACACCGACTTCACCACGAAGGTGGTCGCGCCCGCGGCCACCCAGAAGGCTGTTCAGACCAAGGCGGACGTGGTGCAGGGCGCGGTCTCGGAGATCCATCCCGACACCGCCCAGGTTCTGCTGTTCATCAACCAGACGACCCTCAGCAAGGAGAATCCCGATGGATCCTTCGCGGCGAGCAGCGTCAAGGTCGGCCTGAAGAAGATCGACGGGGCGTGGCTTATCGAGAAGTTCGACCCGGTGTGAGGCTGATATAGCCTCGGCGCCGTGACAGCGACGGCGATCCTGCCCGTGCCGGCCTCGCCAGAGTCGGCGGCCGTACTGACGCCGGTGGCCGGCACCTCGCCGCTGATCCGGATCGTGCGTGCCCTCTCGCAGGCGGCGTCCGTCGTCGTCGCCGCGCCCGCTGGGCCGGTGGTCCCGGTGCGGGAACTGCTGGTTGCCGAGGGATTCGCGGACGTCCGGGTGCTGACCGCGGACGCGCCGGGCGACCGCGCGCAGTGTCTGGCGGCGGCACTGGCGACGATCAGCCCGGGGACCCCCGTCCTGGTGCACGACATCGGATGGCCGCTTGTCGATTCGGCCACGGCGCGCCGCGTCCTGGCGGCGCTGCGCGACGGCGCCCAGGTGGTGGCGCCGGCGCGGCCGGTGACCGACAGCATCAAGACCGTCGACCGCGACGGCGTCGTGACCGCGACGCTGGACCGCGCCGAGTTGCAGGTGCTGCAGTACCCGCGCGGGTTCGACGCCGAGGTGCTCACCCGATCGGTGGCCGCAGCCGCAGGCGCCCCCGCCGACGAGCTGGACATCGCACTGCGCAGCGGCGCGCGGGTCGAACTGGTCGACGGAGATGCCGGGGCGCTGGGCGTCGAGCTGCCGAGGGACGCGGATTTCCTGGCGGCGGTCATCGAGGACCGGCGGAGCGGTTCCTCTCGGTGAGGAGCCGGTGTGCGATGCCGATGTCGCCGGCATAGGTGACCTTGAGGTTCGCGGCACTGCCGGGGAAGGTGCGCACCGCGACGTCGGTGTACCGCTCGATACACGACGACGTGTCGGTGCCCTCGAAGCCGTCCGCTTCGGCGAGCCGGTAGGCGTCGAGCAGTTCGCGCGCCCGGAACGCCTGCGGTGTCTGCACCCGGACCAGGGACCCCGGCACCGTCTCCACACCGCGATCGGTCACCCTGGCCAGGCTGTCGACCGGTAGCGCCGGCAGCGCCCCGCCGAACTCGCGCGCGAGCGCGAGCGCCGTCGCGAACATGGCGGCGCCGGCCAGCGGGCGGGCGGCATCGTGGATCACCACCGCATCGACGGCGCCAGACTCGATGTCGGCCGCCAGATGGCGCAGCATGTTCCGCTCGGAGGCGTGCCGGGTGGGGCCGCCCTCGACGAATTCGACAGAGGCATCACCGAGTTCGCGCTCGACCGTTTTACGCGCCAGCTCGGATTCGCCCTGCCGGAACACCAGGACGGTGCGCGCGATCTCCGGCACGCGTGCGAGGGTGTCCAACGACCACACCAGCATGCTGCGTCCGTCGAGCGGGAGATAGGCCTTGTTTCCGTCGGCGCCCACCCGGGTGCCCATGCCGGCCGCGAGCACGACTCCCACTGCCTCGGCGCCCATGGACGAACAGTATCTCCGGTACGGTCGACGCCCAGCACGGAAGGGGAATCACCGGTGACAGAAGGACCTGACGGAACCGACTCCGCCGTGCACCGCGTGCGGATGATGACCGGCCGGGACCCGCACGAGCAGCACCGCGTGGCCACCCCGCTGGAACTGCTGTTCGACCTGACCTTCGTGGTGGCGTTCGGTATCGCGGCGTCGCAGTTCGCCCACGCGCTGGCCGGCGGTCACGTCGCCGCGGGCTTGGCCGCGTTCTTCTTCGCGATGTTCGCCGTGTGTTGGGCATGGATCAACTTCAGCTGGTTCGCCTCGGCCTACGACACCGACGACTGGATCTACCGGCTGACGACCATGCTGCAGATGGTCGGTGTGATCGTGCTGGCGCTCGGGCTGCCGCAGATGTACGCGTCCATCGAACACGGCGGGCACGTGGACAACACCGTGGTGGTCGCCGGGTACGTGGTGATGCGGGTGGCCATGGTCGCACAGTGGCTGCGCGCGGCCCGCCAGGACCCGGCGCGCCGGCGCGCGTGCCTGACCTACGCGTGGTGGATCACGGTCGCCCAGATCGGTTGGATGGCGGCGATTTTCGTGCACACCTCCGTCCCGGTGACGGCCGCCATCGTCGTCGGTCTGGTCCTCGTCGAGATCATGGGTCCGGTCCTCGCGGAGTTCGGCAGGGGCGGCACGCCATGGCACGCCCACCACATCGTGGAGCGCTACGGGTTGTTCACGATCATCGCCCTCGGTGAAGGGGTGGTCGGCACGGTGGCGTCGCTGAGCGCGGTGGTGGACGCCCAGGGGTGGTCTGTCGACGCGGTGTTCGTCGCCGTCGCCGGCATCGGTCTGACCTTCGGCATGTGGTGGACGTATTTCGTCCTTCCGCAGGCAGACATCCTGCACGTACGACGCGAGCGCTCGTTCTGGTTCGGCTATCTGCACATCGTGGTGTTCGCGGCGATCGTCGCCACCGGCGCGGGACTGCATGCGGCGGCGTACTACATCGAGCACCACTCCGAGCTCGGCTCCACCGCCACGGTGCTCACCGTCGTCATCCCCGTCGCGGTCTACGTCGCCACGATCTACGTCCTCTACTCGGTGATGACGCGCACCGTGCTGCTGTTCCACGTCCTGCTGATGGCGTTCACCGCTGCCGTGCTCGGCCTGGCGGTCCTGCTGGCGACGCTCGGTGTGTCGATGGCCAACTGTCTGCTGGTGGTGACGCTCGCACCGGCCGTGCCGGTGCTGGGTTACGAACTGCGGGGCTACCGCCACGCGGCGGCCGCCGCGGCGGGCGCGTCCCGACGCAGCTAGCCGTTGATCCCCTCGAGCAGCATGCGATCGTCCTGCAGGGCGAGCAGCCGACGGGCCTTGCGGCGGGTGATCAGGATGCCGGCGACGGCCAGCGCCCAGACGAAGTATTGAAGCGTCCACGCGAGCCGGAACGAATCGAACGACAATCCGCCGGCGGCCTGCAGGATCATCCCCATCGCCTGCATCAGCAGCAGCGAGGCGACGAAGCCGCCCATGTTGACCATGCCTTGCGCGGTACCCAGCGTCGAGCTCGGGTTGAAGGTGCGCGCGAAGTCGAAACCGACCATGGAGCCGGGTCCGCCCACCGAGATGACCACGATCAGGATGACCAGTAACCACAGCGGCGCCCTGCCGGGGAGCGCGAGGACGACGGTCCACGCCGCGGCGTTGGCGGCGATGATGGCGAGCACCAGCCGCGACCGCCGGTGCGGCAGTCGGCCGGTGACGATGCCGATCACCACGCCTGCGCAGATCGCGGCCACCACGGAGACGGTCAGCAGCGTGCCCGCCATGCCCGTCGAGAGGCCCTGTGCGACGGTCAGGTAGGGCACGCCCCACATCAGCGCGAAGACGGTCACCGAGAACTGGGTGCCCATGTGGGTGAAGAAACCGAGCCGCGTTCCGGGCCGCAACCAGACGGTCTTGACGCTCGCGATCGTCTCGCGCATCCCCATCGTCTCCGCGGCTACGGCGACGCCGTCGGGCGCGTTGCGCACCAGTGCGGCGACCAGCACGATCACCAGCGCGCCGCCGGCCGCAGCCGAGGTGTAGGCGGCCGTCCAGCCCGACGCGGACAGCAACGCCAGGAACGGCACCGCGGAGAGCACCTGCCCCAGCTGGCCGCAGATCCCGGTCAGCTGCGTGACCAGCGGGATCTGGCGCGGTGCGAACCAGCGTGGCACCAGCCGCAGCACCGAGATGAACGTGACCGCATCGCCGAGCCCCACGACGGCGCGCGCAGCGATGGCCAGTGGCAGCGACTCGGTGACGGCGAGGATCAGCTGCCCGGCGCCCATCAGCGTCGCTCCCGACACGATCAGTGCCCGTGATCCGTAGCGGTCGAGCAACAGTCCTGCCGGCACCTGAGCGCCCGCATAGACCACGACCTGCAGGACGACGAACATCGACAGCAGGCCGGGACCGGCGGCGAACCGCTCGGCGGCGGGCAGACCGGACACGCCCAAGGTGGTGCGATCGAGAACAGCCACGATGTAGGCGAGAAGCCCGGTCGCCCAGACGATCCAGGGACGCACGGTGGAACCTCTCGGCACGAGATCACGAAATGTCTGAATGTCCTGCAGTGCAGGACCGCTTCACATCCTCGCCCACGCGGCCCCGCGAACGCCAACCAGTTACGTCATACGTTCCGACTACAGAGGGTGTAGACGGCGGCAAACAAGTTGGCTGAAAGTGCACACTCGCGTCGTCAAATTTGCTGTACTGACCCGATCATCGCAGATGACCGGCATGAAATTGGAAGCGTAGGCTGTGGTTCCGCGTGGGAGAATACTTCGCTCATGCGGTAGGCAGGGGGGTTAGAGTGGGGGTGCACTGTGCGGATCGCCACGTGGTATCCCGACGGCAGTGTTGAGGGGGTGCCGCTGTGGCTGAATATCGACTCGAGGATCTAGCGCGGGAGTCCGGCGTCAGCACCCGCAACATCCGCGCCTACCGCGAGCGTGGCCTGCTGGACCCGCCGCGGCGCGTGGGCCGTTCCGCGCTCTACGACGACTATCACCTCTCGCAGCTGAACACGATCAGCCAGCTGCTCCGTAAGGGGTACAACTCCGCCCACATCGCCGAGTTCTTCACCAGCATGCGCCAGGGGGAGGACCTCGCCGACATCCTGGGCCTGCAGCGCGCCGTTCTGGGCCCCGAGTCCGAACATCACGACCGTTCGACGCTGGCGATCGACCCGGATTCGCCCGAGGCCCGACAGCTGATCACGCACGGCATGGCCGAGATGGTGGGCCGGAAGGTCATGCTCATCGACGGTGACGCAGCCGAGATCTTGGCGCGCTCGCCGGATCACATGCGCTACGTCCGCGCGCTGCTGCGGTTCGTCGACGCCGCGGATAAGTCGTTCGATCTGCTCGCCGAGGCTTTCGTCGACAGTCTGGTCGAGCTGTATCAGGCAGAGGTCGGGCCCGGCTACCTCCCCAAGCCCGAGGACATGGGCCGGCTCCGGCAGGTCGTCGCCGATTATCGGCTGCTGGGGGAGAAGGTGATGGCGTCGCGATTCGACCAGGCGACCCGCCGCCTGATGGTGGCCTCGGCGTCGGACTACACGGCCGGCATCCTGTTGACCGGCGCCTGGGAGCGGCCGACGGGGTGACCGCCCACCTCCGACGAAGTGATGCAGTTGTGACGGTGGCGGCTCGCGTGAAAAGAGATGTTCCTGTCATACGCTGTGGCACGTGTCGATGTCGCGGCGTGACGTCCTGCGCTACGCCGCTGCGGCGGCGCCGGCGGCGCTGGGGCTGAGCGCGCTGTCGGCGATGGTGCCCGGCGCGACTGCGTCCGCGGCGCCTCTCGGGGTCCTGCTGGATTACGCGGCGGGGGTCATCAACGCTGCTGATCTGCGCGCCTCCGGCGCCGTCGGGGCGATCCGTTACGTGTCCGACCGCAGACCCGGCGGTGCGTGGATGCTCGGCAAGCCGATTCAGCTGGCCGAGGCCCGCGACCTCTATCGGGGCGGACTCAAGATCGTGTCCTGCTATCAGTACGGCAAGCAGGACACCGCCGACTGGCTGGCCGGCGAGCCGGCAGGAATTCAGCATGCCCAGCGCGGCTGGCAACTCCACGTCGCGGCGGGCGGGTCGTACGGCGCGCCGATCTATACCTCCATCGACGACGACCCGACCTTCGAGCAGTACAAACGC
This window contains:
- a CDS encoding thiolase family protein: MTSTATDVAIIGVGLHPFGRFDKTAMEMGAEAIDLALADAGIGWKEIQFGFGGSYEISNPDAVTRLVGLTGITFTNVFNACATSASAIQQTADTIRLGKYDIGIAIGLDKHPRGAFTDDPAKLALPQWYAENGQFVTTKFFGMKANRYIHEHGISQETLARVANKNFRNGALNPNAFRRKEISVEEILASPVLNYPLTQYMFCAPDEGAAAVIMCRGDLARTFTDTPVYVRASEIRTRTFGAYEVHATSAPLDEDPSPTVYAARAAYEAAGIGPEDVDIAQLQDTDAGAEVIHMAETGLCADGEQEKLLADGATEIHGSMPVNTDGGLIANGEPIGASGLRQVHELVRQLRGQAGDRQVPGRPRVGLAQVYGAPGTASATILSL
- a CDS encoding Zn-ribbon domain-containing OB-fold protein; amino-acid sequence: MSTSQRALAPEISTWPDDDPQLIGSTCGVCGATAFPSQHRCPRCSAAAMSQTLLPRRGTLVAWTTQGFPPGAPYMGPAGKDFVPFGVGLVQLGEGADAVIRVEGRLTENDPVKLRFGERVELTMIPFTTDADGTEIVTFAFQPIDDQEAPA
- a CDS encoding enoyl-CoA hydratase/isomerase family protein, encoding MVDLDIDDGLAIITIDRPHARNAISLDTMDQLDEALDGASGSAGLVLTGAGDRAFVSGGDLKELSALRTEEQAAAMAVRMRSICDRIASFPAPVVAALNGHALGGGAEFAVAADIRIAADDVTIGFNQVALAIMPAWGGAERLVGLVGYSRALLLAGTGRILGAAEAERIGLIDQVIPRASFDEQWRLAARSLATVPAGQVKRVMRGVPTAEAVSAFARLWVSDDHWAAADRVMNKGRRTSG
- a CDS encoding AMP-binding protein; translation: MRSIPADLVSRYERQGWWTRESLGELVATGLERSRDTGFHVHSAVRPYAGTCGEVERDARRLAAGLAARGVGPGDVVALQLPNWREAAVTFWASALLGAVIVPIVHFYGRKELAHIIATARPRVFITTEAFGRMRFQPDLVVDVPIVGLVGHHSFDDLLADEPFEGTVAVDPSGPALIAFTSGTTHDPKGVIHSHQTLGFETRQLLENYPPDRGRQLTATPVGHFIGMLGAFLIPVLEAAPIDLCDVWDPAKVLTLIERDGLSIGGGPPFFVTSLLDHPDCRPEHLAHFTTVGLGGSSVPASLTRRLADLGMFVFRSYGSTEHPSITGSRPDAPEAKRLFTDGDVRPGVEIRLGPDGEIYSRGPDLCLGYTDAELTRRAFDDDGWYRTGDIGTLDEDGYLTITDRKADVIIRGGENISALEVEEVLLAMPAVAEAVVVAAPDARLGERAAAVLRIRDGHAMPSIEDVRAHFRGAGVATQKWPEELLEVDDYPRTASGKVQKFLVREHVRLTTAR
- a CDS encoding amidohydrolase family protein — its product is MGQLSHRVDIPFPLFDADNHLYEPPEALTKYLPKEYKDVVQYVEVNGRTKIAIKGQISNYIPNPTFSVVAKPGAWEEYFKYGNPDGKSKRELFGEPMKAIPAFFEPEPRIQVMDELGIERSLMFPTLASLIEERLSDDPVAIHVLIHALNQWLDEVWGFNYQNRIFTTPVITLPIVEKAIEELEWAVKRGARAILIRPAPVPGFRGPRSFALPEFDPFWERVVHHDVFVGMHSSDSGYSRYTSEWDGGAQEMLPFQTNAMSILNEWRPIQDAVASWVIHGALFRHPKLKVGIVEAGSKWMFPLLDSMAEVWKKAPEAFLGNPIEEIKNRIYVSPFYEEGIDDLINLIGVDQVLYGSDWPHPEGLAEPTHYVTALEHLSVEDQAKIMGGNLGRLVTT